A single window of Toxoplasma gondii ME49 chromosome Ib, whole genome shotgun sequence DNA harbors:
- a CDS encoding hypothetical protein (encoded by transcript TGME49_208810), whose translation MDHERVSGLRSHPALSVSLPHCVPPCLPSCLRPLSSSTTPSSSSTSSSGAPNDAEDLEDVCGDRSVLLLHLSRAEKTSGLPSSPAHHGHFPNPFLAQTPFFGNLGCVSAVVWAIGDEPPELTPEALRLHKPPETPEFLITKRLVRIGGSEIPPGVSDALLRMTPGDLVRVFIHPDKGFKDVYPRTLRQAVTEDDFFLADICLHYWTLFENLTPSPLLASCPLNQALPWASPPPLARFASSPGSSQLCRSSPSSTAPVREAGENPGEAGTEQHRVKSGDNEEGGKEAGVDIYPKNLVLFFAYDRLKRDNCKTNIWRDAASNISFSYHTFTGPSATDSLDLARVQVAYALPRPHSRSSSCSPSPPPSPAPATAPRHPDATSPGRTSPVSSPPSSTRSPALFHASATTLEEDETTPEVFEFLLDEEEAPYRGIEILVRSLRVGQAGDAWLSGQFAEPGEMAGNGQKEGRASNCEGERSEIAGDEGVRRAEDQQGDRDRAREVSEKDGQERETTAAGQHGEAAVDHRNQEAGYAEKSGDKAGSSCAEQSTTKKRVGKAAYDTDQEKLPHLSAASGGPSTAGCPVQIAPGEKRAHKQEDDAESHGCNASERQGEDEEETGKTTDDAEAQKSTDGSPQCCRLLRGFVVRGVYPLPEPHHLATPEKKISMAKFIRENGNGWFRKRDFPRALRRYLMVRSRDITILSSLLYLYAGTFKNTDTYL comes from the exons ATGGATCACGAGAGGGTCTCTGGTCTGCGTTCTCATCCTGCGCTGTCGGTATCGCTCCCTCATTGTGTCCCGCCCTGCTTGCCATcttgtctccgtcctctctcaTCTTCTACAACGCCGTCATCGTCCTCGACGTCTTCGTCCGGGGCGCCTAACGACGCTGAGGACCTTGAAGATGTGTGTGGTGATCGCTCCGTCCTTTTGCTGCACCTCTCTcgtgcagagaagacgagcggATTGCCGTCGAGTCCTGCACATCATGGTCATTTTCCTAATCCTTTCCTCGCTCAAACACCCTTCTTTGGGAACCtcggctgcgtctccgctgtTGTTTGGGCGATTGGCGACGAACCACCAGAGTTGACACCAGAAGCCCTTAGGTTGCACAAGCCTCCGGAAA CTCCGGAATTTCTCATCACCAAGCGTCTTGTGCGCATCGGCGGAAGCGAAATTCCCCCAGGCGTGAGTGACGCTCTGCTGCGCATGACGCCAG gCGATCTTGTTCGGGTGTTCATTCATCCCGACAAGGGGTTCAAGGATGTGTATCCGAGAACGCTTCGGCAAGCAGTAACCGAAGACGACTTTTTTCTTGCCGACATCTGTCTCCACTATTGGACTCTCTTCGAGAACCTCACCCCATCCCCTTTGCTTGCTTCGTGTCCTCTCAACCAGGCGCTTCCTTGGGCGTCGCCACCTCCGCTTGCGCGATTTGCATCCTCTCCGGGATCGTCTCAACTCTGccgttcttccccttcttcaaCAGCCCCCGTCAGGGAAGCCGGCGAGAATCCGGGGGAAGCAGGGACAGAGCAGCACCGAGTAAAAAGCGGAGacaacgaggaaggagggaaagaagCTGGGGTGGACATATATCCGAAGAACTTGGTCCTTTTTTTTGCCTACGACCGATTGAAACGGGACAATTGCAAGACGAACATCTGGCGAGATGCGGCATCGAACATTTCGTTCTCTTATCACACCTTCACTGGGCCTTCTGCAACAGACTCCCTCGACCTCGCGCGTGTTCAGGTTGCGTATGCTCTTCCGCGTCCTCATAGCCGGTCTTCATCTTGTTCGCCTTCACCTCCTCCCTCGCCGGCTCCCGCTACTGCTCCTCGCCACCCTGACGCCACCAGCCCTGGACGCACATCtcctgtttcgtctccaccCTCTTCAACCCGGTCTCCTGCCTTGTTTCATGCGTCTGCAACAACcttggaagaagacgaaaccaCCCCAGAAGTGTTTGAGTTTCtcctcgacgaagaggaagcccCTTACCGCGGGATTGAAATCCTCGTCAGGAGCCTGCGCGTTGGTCAAGCCGGAGACGCTTGGCTCTCTGGTCAGTTTGCTGAACCCGGGGAAATGGCGGGGAACggacagaaggaagggagagcgagcaactgcgagggagaaaggagcgaAATTGCTGGAGACGAGGGAGTGAGGAGGGCAGAAGATcaacaaggagacagagacagagcacGGGAAGTGAGTGAGAAAGATGGTcaagaacgagaaacgacAGCTGCTGGGCAGCACGGAGAAGCTGCTGTGGACCACCGAAACCAGGAAGCAGGGTACGCCGAAAAGAGTGGCGACAAAGCTGGATCTTCCTGTGCAGAACAGTCTacaacgaagaagcgcgtAGGCAAAGCTGCATATGACACAGACCAGGAAAAACTCCCTCATTTGTCCGCTGCGAGCGGTGGACCATCAACAGCCGGCTGTCCGGTGCAGATCGCCccgggagaaaaacgagcacaCAAACAGGAAGACGACGCTGAGTCACATGGGTGTAACGCCAGTGAACGACAGGgtgaagatgaagaagaaactggaaaaaCAACGGACGATGCTGAAGCGCAAAAATCAACAGATGGCTCTCCTCAATGCTGTCGACTTCTCCGAGGCTTTGTGGTGCGAGGCGTCTATCCACTCCCCGAGCCTCACCACCTGGCCACGCCAGAAAAGAAAATTTCGATGGCGAAATTCATTCGTGAAAACGGAAATGGCTGGTTTAGAAAACGCGATTTTCCGCGCGCTCTCCGAAGATACCTCATGGTACGCTCAAGGGATATTACTATATTGTCGTCGCTGCTATATTTGTACGCAGGCACATTCAAAAATACAGACACATACTTGTAA
- a CDS encoding hypothetical protein (encoded by transcript TGME49_208830) — protein MYRNHSGIRLACRLFEVGALVLALENVSGIHRFVAGIEWNEGKEDFQYTTSPWVIPPDGLVSRRLAEEPPRKRLRKTNKSDRDSDSAQGSRTTSPGSLGGFGATGGRVAAPRIRSGVVASEAIRGTIWRRPGEVEGTLKLRRTRPQYSQTDGDGLQGNRLSSTGERSGISHGAQSLAMRPRTMGQTMKSLESSWDSDPLEGTSRDWLYVTTSETTASPGLTGFGGIGKKLAPLYVRDRKFDLLQFVNLTRSKKQKLLMSSKSPSLRKLLMNDMAQEWALGILQIVLQGRQRALQASHTTRTTEPASGTDGTSKSSEDEATRASEGNASVNQTSPAASYPRRPSSDEGQDSGRRKCSKRSPSRLVQNAPLFLKDDSHSLKDTLDLVKNKNRELTEKGRVHATPLRVVLLNSIMMKKLEKVLPVVESMDRALMARQTSSEAATVDDSSTSISHGMQGSTSSGAAAVQGPSTSVPGASGGLGPSGGKRKPDDEDDFDCSRAKRKNDQM, from the coding sequence ATGTATCGAAACCACTCAGGGATACGGCTTGCCTGCAGGCTCTTCGAAGTTGGAGCTCTCGTTTTAGCTTTAGAAAATGTCTCTGGTATTCACCGGTTCGTCGCCGGGATTGAGTGGAACGAAGGGAAAGAGGATTTTCAGTACACGACGTCTCCTTGGGTGATTCCACCTGACGGATTAGTCAGTCGGCGACTTGCTGAGGAACCTCCTAGAAAGCGCTTgcgaaaaacaaacaaaTCAGATCGTGACTCAGATTCTGCTCAAGGTTCCAGGACGACTTCTCCTGGCAGTCTGGGCGGTTTTGGTGCAACAGGTGGGCGTGTTGCCGCTCCGCGAATACGGAGTGGTGTTGTGGCGTCGGAGGCGATCCGAGGTACAATTTGGAGGAGGCCAGGTGAAGTCGAAGGCACCTTGAAGCTTCGTAGAACCAGGCCTCAATATTCACAAACAGATGGAGATGGCTTGCAGGGGAACAGGCTTTCATCGACAGGGGAACGATCAGGAATATCGCATGGGGCGCAGTCTCTGGCAATGCGCCCAAGGACAATGGGACAAACAATGAAATCTTTGGAGAGCTCATGGGATTCGGATCCACTCGAAGGAACATCACGGGATTGGCTCTATGTAACAACGAGTGAGACAACTGCTTCGCCCGGCCTTACCGGCTTTGGAGGGATTGGTAAAAAGCTTGCCCCTCTTTACGTACGAGATAGGAAATTTGACTTACTTCAATTTGTGAATCTGACGAGGAGCAAGAAACAAAAACTCTTAATGTCATCAAAGAGCCCCTCGCTCAGAAAGCTCCTCATGAACGACATGGCCCAGGAATGGGCTCTAGGAATTTTGCAGATCGTGTTGCAGGGACGACAAAGAGCTCTGCAGGCTTCCCACACCACGCGAACTACAGAACCCGCAAGTGGTACTGACGGCACTAGTAAATCGtcggaagacgaagcaacACGAGCCAGTGAGGGCAACGCTTCCGTCAACCAGACATCCCCCGCCGCGTCATATCCGCGACGGCCCTCTTCCGACGAAGGGCAGGACAGCGGACGTAGAAAGTGTTCAAAGCGAAGTCCGTCTCGTCTCGTACAGAAcgctcctctttttctgaagGATGATAGTCATTCACTGAAGGACACGCTGGATTTAGTAAAAAACAAGAACCGGGAGCTGacggagaaggggagggTACATGCCACCCCCCTGAGGGTCGTTTTGTTAAATAGTATCATGATGAAGAAACTTGAGAAGGTCTTGCCAGTCGTCGAAAGCATGGACAGAGCACTGATGGCTCGTCAGACGTCTTCCGAAGCAGCGACTGTGGACGACTCTAGCACTTCAATTTCACATGGTATGCAGGGTAGTACCAGCTCAGGTGCAGCTGCTGTACAGGGTCCCAGCACTTCAGTTCCAGGTGCTTCGGGAGGTCTTGGTCCTTCGGGGGGGAAGCGGAAACccgacgacgaagatgaTTTTGACTGTTCACGCGCGAAGCGGAAAAATGATCAGATGTGA
- the MED18 gene encoding mediator complex subunit MED18 (encoded by transcript TGME49_208800~Gene product name based on ToxoDB Community Expert Annotation.) — protein sequence MALDESCYSYRETPASTPSASSLFDSWNEGAAYDAMAEACVLFQQREKKNETGEGGLKRGEGTYNEFSLQCLLQGEEGELQQKLDLLHRNAICFSDCWDDYEWTDMIFFQDNRSASNALDMKTSSSSSKQLSVRMYTAPDTMKGLCAVRSKEEGTLVKKAASRRKCNMVRVTEIVSSSGILDVLRCLGFRQITQVFVKARVYLSKVGTPNSAILLVQRHYSDPEYSSPLSLRKRGRAEPVGGWLIEAKARCEGDGPVAATTDFNLFNYAANFGPLLNLRRVEDNALAEAERELLHSSHPRRL from the exons ATGGCTCTGGACGAAAGCTGTTATTCATATCGGGAGACACCGGCCTCGAccccttcagcttcttcgctgtttgACTCATGGAATGAGGGAGCGGCATACGACGCTATGGCCGAGGCCTGCGTCTTGTTccagcagagggagaagaagaacgaaacggGGGAAGGAGGAttgaaacgaggagaaggaacctACAATGAGTTTTCTTTGCAG TGCCTTctgcagggagaagaaggcgagctACAGCAAAAGCTCGATCTTCTCCACCGGAACGCAATCTGCTTCAGCGACTGCTGGGACGACTACGAGTGGACGGACATGATTTTCTTCCAGGATAATCGATCTGCCTCAA ATGCTTTGGACATGAAAACAAGCTCGAGCTCCAGCAAGCAACTGTCCGTCAGGATGTACACTGCACCTGACACGATGAAAGGTCTATG CGCAGTTCGttcgaaggaagaaggcactCTTGTGAAGAAGGCGGCAAGCCGGCGAAAGTGCAACATGGTCCGCGTCACCGAGATCGTGTCGTCCTCAGGCATTCTCGACGTTCTGCGGTGTCTCGGCTTCAG GCAGATCACTCAAGTGTTTGTGAAGGCTCGAGTGTATCTTAGTAAAGTGGGGACGCCGAACAGCGCCATACTTCTCGTTCAGCGTCATTATTCG GATCCCGAGTACAGCTCGCCTTTGTCGCTTCGCAAACGAGGTCGCGCAGAGCCTGTCGGCGGCTGGCTGATTGAAGCCAAAGCACGCTGTGAGGGAGACGGGCCAGTCGCAGCGACGACCGACTTTAATCTGTTCAACTACGCTGCAAATTTCGGCCC GCTCCTGAATTTAAGGAGGGTCGAGGATAACGCCCTCGCTGAAGCTGAACGCGAACTTCTCCATTCTTCTCATCCCCGTCGGCTGTGA
- a CDS encoding 1-deoxy-D-xylulose-5-phosphate synthase (encoded by transcript TGME49_208820), translating into MFVCCDGRGETQVERRRVRSKRLRRKTGRTNALDTTRSKMFESFFPKKRQRGKRKRRNFPPGARAMSITRARFTRFFPTPLRLACLARKEETRGGNRRTRTGRNSGNQRDRSGKGDRRLYEALDRGETVCDRAVRWKGHGRKRNKIYGSENMHDNMVAGGGIESTPEFRFAWEKQCMRPARRPSSETTRKQSRNVSAAPGSPKAPSMFDLLSQPVDAASRLRGRMQLRHSFGDSPASLAAAPGLQRTIREDVGAGQGRRSLHGDKNERSCGTTHFRYRTGSHIPELSSRRSAASFLLSCLSSSQTNPGSRQWSPLRDAGLRGRVSFVLSSCVSQVCFRPPFAFAFLFSSAHNRLDSRISPCTSSFASPCYMSSSASACFSPVSPPPGSVPLLPCRVPVALRLPPRFLALCDASVSSSACFVAPFLSPSRSPPLPAPLPPPTFHLPDRDQDPRKREEEKQSDTYDIAPLAAASAPDKREADSMSSEEARSSLGESPAGSSANFPSSKPVASAWRYSPSLPSVARSSSLFERLSVPPLLPRRESSRVRSGGEGTGADKDCESRDGFAGQDLLSSINLPVDLKRLPSHLLPQLCEEIRQEILRVVSQLGGHLASSLGMVEVIVALLRVLDVPSDRLVYDVSHQAYPHKILTGRRHMMGTLRQFGGLSGFCKRAESIYDPFGAGHSSTSISSVQGMAVARELLGQYKERGDMPLHVAVIGDGGLTGGMAYEALNACGYLKSKVLVILNDNQQVSLPTGTASAGGTAPAGAVSRHTQQLLQLRDFLSLKSLFRKRMHNTLLSSNVRRLSSLLQLFDGRQVNGSFREDQGSATEMQLTREADDVGVPRSREAEDADERKSERGRGKTEQSEGDVAREMDADEEESDQPKSHIEASFFEALGLDYLGPVDGHDVENLVAVLSAIKHAGLKGPTLLHVKTEKGHGYPPALAAADRLHGVSAGFSDHLDRHRVKREVSETQASSVSSSTSGLSLSASTSSSAPAVSKKHTSSTSEEAPSGQQRLDPPKKSPFLTSIAARALLRIAEDDRNVVGITAAMPGGTGLHLLGSRFPERMFDVGIAEQHAVTFAAGMAAEGLKPFCAIYSTFLQRAYDQIIHDAALQNLPVRFMIDRAGYVGPDGSTHQGSFDLAYLGCIPNLVVMAPSDELELLHMVETAYRYDAGPSAVRYGRAPAYGVDTLNNFLGHSVAGELPERGEALEIGKGRIVREADPAARHKVAILSLGTRLLDAVRAAHILEKGVSSLSDSPLPCNGERQDTVSSDRPALSAKEDQRDRAEYKSNRAGSRGYSGEDGSIAQKEVGVTVADARFLAPLDRNLLRSLAKNHEVLLVVEEGSIGGFGSHVLQALSDEGLLDSGKLKVRSLTMPHRFMEAGTPQQQYEDAGLTANHFVAAVRSVCFPLSSLSPSSGFSASSP; encoded by the exons ATGTTCGTCTGCTGTGAtggcagaggagaaacgcaggtggagagaaggcgagtaAGAAGTAAGCGCCTGCGGAGGAAAACGGGGAGAACGAACGCGTTGGACACCACGCGCTCCAAGATGTTTGAGTCGTTCTTCCCCAAGAAACGACAAAGGGGGAaacggaaaaggagaaacttTCCGCCAGGGGCGCGCGCGATGAGTATCACCAGAGCCCGCTTCACTCGTTTTTTCCCCACACCTCTCCGCCTGGCTTGCCTcgccagaaaagaagagactcgcGGAGGGAACCGCCGAACAAGGACTGGAAGGAACAGCGGGaatcagagagacagaagcggaaAGGGGGACAGACGTCTTTATGAAGCActcgacagaggagagacagtgtGCGACCGGGCCGTGAGATGGAAGGGGCatggaaggaagaggaatAAAATTTATGGGAGCGAGAACATGCATGACAACATGGTCGCAGGAGGGGGCATCGAAAGTACTCCAGAGTTTCGTTTCGCTTGGGAGAAACAATGTATGAGACCAGCTCGACGGCCTTCCTCCGAGACCACTAGAAAG CAGTCGAGGAACGTCTCGGCCGCACCGGGCAGTCCGAAGGCGCCTAGCATGTTCGATCTTTTGTCCCAGCCAGTCGATGCGGCATCTCGCCTAAGAggccgcatgcagttgcgGCACAGCTTCGGTGATTCTCCGGCTTCCTTGGCCGCGGCTCCGGGGTTGCAACGGACGATTAGGGAAGACGTCGGCGCAGGGCAGGGCCGTCGTTCACTGCATGGAGACAAGAACGAACGGTCATGCGGCACAACCCACTTCCGGTATCGGACAGGGTCACACATTCCTGAACTTTCGTCACGTCGCTCCGCTGCGTCCTTCTTGCTTTCAtgcctttcctcctctcagACTAATCCCGGCAGCCGGCAGTGGAGTCCCCTCCGAGATGCTGGTTTGCGGGGCAGAGTGTCGtttgttctttcttcctgtgtcTCACAGGTTTGCTTCCGCCCCCCCTttgccttcgcctttcttttttcttccgcaCATAATCGTCTTGACTCGCGTATCTCGCCCTGCACATCTTCGTTTGCCTCCCCTTGCTACATGTCTTCATCTGCGTccgcctgtttctctcctgtttcgccGCCCCCCGGCTCTGTTCCGCTGTTGCCCTGTCGCGTCCCTGTCGCTCTGCGCCTTCCCCCTCGctttcttgctctctgcGACGCGTCGGTCTCGTCTTCAGCTTGTTTTGTAgcaccttttctctcgcctaGTCGTTCTCCCCCGCTTCCTGCCCCTCTTCCCCCGCCTACTTTCCACTTGCCCGATCGAGATCAGGACCCTCGCAaacgggaggaagagaaacagagcgaCACCTACGATATTGCCCCGCTGGCGGCTGCCTCTGCGCCCGAtaagagagaagcagataGCATGTCTTCAGAAGAGGCGCGCAGCAGTCTAGGCGAATCTCCTGCTGGGTCCTCAGCCaattttccttcttcgaaGCCGGTGGCTTCTGCCTGGCGCTACTCTCCGTCCCTCCCTTCGGTGGCCAGgtcgtcttccctcttcgaGCGGCTgtctgttcctcctctcttgccTAGACGGGAGTCATCTCGTGTACGGAGTGGCGGCGAAGGAACAGGAGCCGACAAAGACTGCGAGTCGCGTGACGGGTTCGCAGGCCAAGACCTCCTTTCCTCTATTAATCTACCTGTCGATTTGAAGAGGCTCCCCAGTCATCTGCTGCCTCAACTTTGCGA agaaaTCCGGCAGGAAATTCTGCGGGTCGTTTCTCAATTGGGTGGCCACCTCGCATCTTCTCTCGGAATGGTAGAGGTGATTGTAGCTCTTCTGCGCGTCCTCGACGTTCCTTCCGACCGGCTCGTCTACGATGTGTCACACCAGGCCTACCCTCACAAG ATTCTCACGGGGCGGCGGCATATGATGGGGACGCTGAGGCAGTTCGGAGGCCTCTCGGGCTTCTGCAAGAGAGCAGAGTCAATCTATGATCCTTTTGGCGCGG GCCACTCATCAACGTCAATCAGTAGCGTCCAGGGCATGGCAGTCGCTCGTGAACTTCTTGGACAAtacaaggagagaggagacatgcCGCTTCACGTCGCCGTCATCG GAGACGGAGGCTTGACTGGAGGCATGGCGTACGAGGCATTGAATGCATGCGGCTATTTGAAATCGAAGGTTTTGGTTATCCTCAACGACAACCAGCAAGTTTCTCTCCCGACCGGGACGGCTTCAGCAG GTGGGACTGCGCCTGCGGGCGCTGTTTCGCGCCACACACAACAGCTGCTGCAACTGAGAGACTTCTTGTCTCTGAAGAGTTTATTCCGGAAGAGGATGCACAACACTTTGCTTTCCTCTAACGTACGGCGGCTCTCGTCCCTGCTGCAGCTCTTCGATGGCAGACAGGTGAACGGCAGCTTCCGGGAGGACCAAGGAAGCGCGACTGAGATGCAGCTGACacgcgaagcagacgacgtTGGTGTACCGCGGagccgagaagcagaagacgctgACGAACGCAAGAGTGAGAGAGGTCGAGGGAAAACCGAGCAGTCGGAAGGCGATGTGGCGCGGGAAAtggacgcagacgaagaggaaagcgaccAACCCAAGTCGCACATCGAAGCATCATTCTTCGAGGCCCTGGGACTCGATTATCTTGGACCTGTAGATGGCCACGACGTTGAGAACCTTGTCGCGGTCCTCTCCGCAATCAAA CACGCCGGCCTCAAGGGTCCGACGCTTCTGCATGTGAAGACCGAGAAAGGCCACGGCTATCCTCCAGCCTTGGCGGCGGCGGATCGGCTCCATGGCGTTTCTGCTGGGTTCTCGGATCACctcgacagacacagagTTAAGCGTGAGGTTAGCGAAACGCAGGCATCTTCTGTATCTTCATCAACGTCTggtctatctctctctgcgtcgaccTCGTCTTCGGCGCCGGCAGTGTCGAAGAAACACACTAGCAGCACTTCTGAAGAAGCCCCATCTGGCCAACAAAGACTGGATCCACCAAAAAAGAGTCCGTTCTTGACTTCCATCGCAGCCCGCGCGCTTCTTCGGATTGCCGAAGACGACCGAAACGTCGTGGGCATCACTGCGGCCATGCCTGGAGGAACGGGTCTGCACTTGCTCGGCTCTCGGTTCCCAGAAAGGATGTTCGACGTTGGAATTGCGGAGCAGCACGCAGTCACTTTCGCCGCCGGAATGGCTGCCGAGGGCCTGAAACCTTTCTGCGCAATATATAGCACCTTCCTCCAGCGAGCCTACGACCAGATCATCCACGATGCGGCGCTACAAAACCTGCCAGTTAG ATTCATGATTGATCGCGCCGGCTACGTCGGTCCTGATGGTAGCACGCATCAAGGAAGTTTCGATCTCGCCTACCTAGGTTGTATTCCTAACCTTGTCGTCATGGCCCCCAGCGACGAGCTTGAGCTGCTCCATATGGTCGAG ACTGCATATCGTTATGACGCCGGACCTTCCGCAGTGCGATACGGCAGAGCACCTGCCTACGGTGTAGATACCCTTAACAACTTCCTTGG GCATTCCGTTGCTGGGGAGTTGCCGGAGCGAGGCGAAGCATTGGAAATCGGCAAAGGGCGCATTGTGAGAGAGGCAGACCCTGCAGCTAGACACAAA GTGGCCATACTATCTCTTGGAACACGCCTTCTTGACGCTGTTCGCGCTGCTCATATTCTTGAGAAAGGTGTTTCATCTCTCTCCgattcgcctcttccttgtAACGGGGAGCGACAGGACACGGTATCATCTGACCGGCCTGCGCTGTCGGCAAAGGAAGACCAACGCGACAGGGCAGAATACAAAAGCAACCGTGCAGGCAGCAGGGGATATTCTGGAGAGGATGGATCCATCGCACAAAAAGAAGTTGGAGTCACCGTCGCAGACGCAAGGTTCCTCGCTCCCCTTGATCGCAACCTACTTCGCTCCCTCGCTAAAAATCACGAGGTTCTTCTTGTTGTCGAGGAAGGATCCATCGGAGGTTTTGGCTCGCACGTTCTACAGGCCTTGTCTGATGAAGGACTCCTCGACTCCGGAAAACTCAAG GTTCGATCGCTAACAATGCCCCACCGATTCATGGAAGCTGGGACGCCTCAGCAGCAGTACGAGGACGCCGGGCTAACTGCAAACCATTTTGTGGCAGCCGTTCGTTCCGtttgttttcctttgtcGTCTTTATCTCCCTCTTCTGGCTTTTCGGCTTCCTCCCCGTGA